The following proteins come from a genomic window of Aequorivita marisscotiae:
- a CDS encoding ribonuclease Z produces the protein MKLTILGCHSATPTAKAHPTAQVLEMKGHLFLIDCGEGTQMQLRKYRVKFSRIRHIFISHLHGDHFFGLPGLISTFLLLGREAELHIYGPKGIKQAILLLLKLGKAYTNYPLYFHELEETTPQLIFEDDKVSVETIPLDHRVYTNGFLFKEKPDDRKLDVEKARKLNIDLSYYNKIKQGFDVENREGKLISNKEITFDPPPSKSYAYCSDTAYYPQIVPQIEGATVLYHESTFLEEHHHLCDKTKHSTAKEAGVIARKAKVETLILGHYSGRYGDLELFRKEAQEVFENVELAEDGRVFEF, from the coding sequence ATGAAGCTTACTATCTTAGGATGTCATTCTGCAACACCAACAGCCAAAGCGCACCCAACGGCGCAGGTTTTGGAAATGAAGGGACACTTATTTTTAATTGATTGCGGCGAAGGTACGCAAATGCAGCTTCGAAAATATAGAGTAAAGTTTTCGCGAATTCGACATATCTTTATTTCCCATTTGCACGGCGACCATTTTTTTGGATTGCCGGGGCTTATTTCCACTTTTCTACTATTGGGAAGAGAGGCAGAGTTGCACATATACGGCCCAAAGGGAATAAAGCAAGCTATATTATTATTGCTAAAACTGGGTAAAGCATATACTAATTATCCGCTCTATTTTCACGAATTGGAGGAAACCACACCACAACTCATTTTTGAGGATGACAAAGTATCCGTTGAGACCATTCCGTTAGATCATCGCGTTTATACCAATGGATTTCTTTTTAAAGAAAAACCAGATGACAGAAAATTAGATGTTGAAAAGGCTCGAAAACTCAATATCGATTTAAGTTATTACAATAAAATTAAACAAGGTTTTGATGTTGAGAATAGGGAGGGCAAACTAATTTCTAATAAAGAAATTACTTTTGACCCGCCACCTTCAAAAAGCTATGCTTATTGCAGCGACACAGCTTATTATCCACAGATAGTGCCGCAAATTGAAGGCGCCACTGTTTTATACCACGAATCTACTTTTCTGGAAGAACACCACCATCTTTGCGATAAAACCAAACACAGTACTGCAAAAGAAGCTGGAGTGATTGCCAGAAAGGCAAAGGTTGAAACTTTAATACTCGGTCACTATTCTGGGCGTTATGGCGATTTGGAGCTTTTCCGAAAAGAAGCGCAGGAAGTTTTTGAAAATGTGGAATTGGCGGAGGATGGGAGAGTATTTGAGTTCTGA